In Primulina eburnea isolate SZY01 chromosome 5, ASM2296580v1, whole genome shotgun sequence, a single window of DNA contains:
- the LOC140832622 gene encoding protein EARLY STARVATION 1, chloroplastic-like, with translation MAAARGFATPLNVRLLRRTDVALVNGKNGVVLEVRGKKRRSLAEGIVKCCCSEIRRVSGSGKSVEKFEDRRFDPNKSSNYRGMAPAMPFASSQSRFVSKQEKFFFRCTPRNSGPQSRDSPPKRDTGIANEKDWGISLLNENVNESGTNEDGSTWFRESGEDLGDNGYRCRWTRMGGQSHDGTSEWKETWWEKSDWTGYKELGVEKSGRNGEGDSWWETWREVLHQDEWSNLARIERSAQKQAKSGTENAGWYENWWEKYDAKGWTEKGAQKYGRLNEQSWWEKWGEHYDGRGSVLKWTDKWAETELGTKWGDKWEEKFFASIGSRQGETWHVSPSAERWSRTWGEEHFGNGKVHKYGKSTTGESWDIVVDEETYYEAEPHYGWADVVGDSTQLLSIQPRERPPGVFPNIDFGTAPPPAEEPPESSFSQG, from the exons ATGGCGGCTGCAAGGGGGTTTGCGACGCCGTTAAACGTGAGGCTATTGAGGAGAACTGACGTGGCGCTCGTCAATGGTAAGAATGGAGTGGTTCTGGAGGTGCGGGGGAAGAAGAGGAGGTCTCTGGCGGAGGGAATTGTAAAGTGCTGTTGTTCGGAGATTCGGAGGGTTAGTGGGTCGGGTAAGAGCGTGGAGAAGTTCGAGGACCGCCGGTTTGACCCGAATAAGAGCTCAAATTATCGTGGTATGGCCCCAGCCATGCCCTTTGCTTCTTCTCA ATCTCGGTTTGTTTCAAAACAAGAGAAGTTCTTCTTCCGATGCACGCCAAGAAATTCAGGTCCTCAGTCCCGAGATTCTCCCCCCAAACGAG ATACTGGAATCGCAAATGAGAAAGACTGGGGTATAAGTTTGTTAAATGAAAATGTCAATGAATCTGGAACCAATGAAGACGGTAGTACTTGGTTCCGTGAAAGTGGAGAAGATCTTGGAGACAATGGTTACAGATGTAGATGGACACGGATGGGAGGTCAAAGCCATGATGGCACCTCAGAATGGAAAGAAACG TGGTGGGAGAAAAGTGATTGGACCGGATACAAAGAGCTAG GTGTTGAGAAATCAGGAAGAAATGGAGAAGGAGACTCTTGGTGGGAAACCTGGCGAGAAGTTCTTCACCAAGATGAATGGAG TAATCTAGCTAGGATTGAACGGAGTGCACAGAAACAAGCGAAATCAGGGACTGAAAATGCTGGATGGTATGAAAATTG GTGGGAAAAGTATGATGCCAAAGGCTGGACTGAGAAAGGTGCCCAAAAATATGGTAGATTAAATGAACAATCATGGTGGGAGAAGTGGGGGGAGCATTATGATGGAAGGGGATCAGTCCTGAAATG GACTGACAAGTGGGCAGAGACTGAACTCGGAACCAAATGGGGAGACAAGTGGGAAGAGAAATTTTTTGCCAGCATAGGTTCACGTCAAGGAGAGACATGGCACGTATCACCTAGTGCTGAAA GGTGGTCAAGGACATGGGGAGAAGAGCACTTTGGGAACGG CAAAGTGCACAAGTATGGCAAAAGTACAACCGGAGAAAGCTGGGATATAGTTGTAGATGAAGAAACATACTACGA GGCCGAACCACATTATGGATGGGCTGATGTTGTGGGTGATTCAACACAGTTACTGTCCATCCAACCTCGAGAGAGACCTCCGGGAGTCTTTCCAAATATCGACTTTGGTACGGCTCCCCCGCCTGCAGAAGAGCCACCCGAGTCATCTTTTTCACAGGGATGA
- the LOC140832624 gene encoding uncharacterized protein has translation MADYQHHELKSEEPYAPTPVKIEEIDQPVEASDRGLFDFIGKKKDEEAEKKCDDDKIASEFDDKVQICDERKEEPKFDVYEDPKLEVSEEPKEEEKKHESLLEKLHRSGSSSSSSSDEEVEEGGEKKKKKKGLKDKVKEKITGDKKEEAAETKCEETSVPVEKYDEIHTPEPEEKKGFLDKIKEKLPGGKKTEEVPAPHPPKEEVGEYSTAPEAEGKEKKGFLDKIKEKLPGYHPKGEEEKEKEKREEACH, from the exons ATGGCTGATTACCAACATCATGAGCTGAAGAGCGAGGAGCCATACGCTCCCACCCCCGTTAAGATTGAGGAAATTGATCAGCCGGTGGAGGCCTCCGATCGTGGGCTGTTTGATTTTATCGGGAAGAAAAAGGATGAGGAGGCAGAGAAGAAGTGTGATGATGATAAGATTGCATCAGAATTTGACGACAAAGTTCAGATTTGTGACGAGAGGAAGGAAGAGCCCAAATTTGATGTTTATGAAGATCCTAAACTTGAGGTTTCTGAAGAGCCAAAGGAGGAGGAAAAGAAGCACGAAAGCTTGCTGGAAAAGCTACACCGAAGCGGCAGCTCCAGCAGTTCT TCTAGCGATGAAGAAGTAGAGGAAGGAGgtgaaaagaagaagaaaaagaagggcTTAAAAGATAAGGTCAAGGAAAAAATAACCGGTGACAAGAAAGAAGAAGCAGCAGAAACCAAGTGTGAAGAAACATCTGTACCAGTCGAGAAGTACGATGAAATTCATACCCCCGAGCCGGAGGAGAAGAAAGGATTCTTAGATAAAATCAAGGAGAAGCTACCCGGTGGAAAGAAGACCGAGGAAGTGCCGGCACCGCATCCGCCGAAGGAGGAGGTGGGCGAGTACTCCACCGCGCCGGAGGCTGAGGGCAAGGAAAAGAAAGGTTTCTTGGATAAGATCAAGGAGAAGCTTCCAGGCTACCACCCCAAGGGTGAGgaagaaaaggaaaaggaaaaaagagAGGAAGCATGCCACTAA
- the LOC140832621 gene encoding WD repeat-containing protein DWA2-like isoform X2, whose product MQGGSTGVGYGLKYQARCISDVKADVDHTSFLTGTLSLKEENEVHLIRLSSGGTELICEGLFSHPNEIWDLASCPFDQRIFSTVFSSGETYEAVVWQIPELYGQLSSPQLERIASLDSHTCKIRSVLWWPTGRHDKLVSIDEENLFLWSLDISKKTAQVQSQESVGMLHYLSGGAWDPHDFNSVSLTSESSVQLWDLRTMKKTDSIEHSHVRNVDYNMKKRYMLVTAEDESGIHIWDLRKLKFPVSELPGHSHWTWTVKCNPEYQGLILSAGTDSAVNLWFASPPSSDELTSDSLVGPPKRSTDPLLNSYSDYEDSVYGLAWTSREPWIFASLSYDGRVVVESIKPHLPKL is encoded by the exons ATGCAAGGAGGATCAACCGGCGTTGGATATGGACTCAAATATCAG GCGAGGTGCATTTCCGATGTGAAAGCAGATGTAGATCACACCAGTTTCTTAACAGGAACTCTTAGCCTTAAAGAAGAAAACGAA GTACATTTGATAAGGCTTTCTTCTGGTGGCACAGAATTGATCTGCGAGGGTTTGTTCTCGCATCCGAATGAAATATGGGATCTCGCATCCTGTCCTTTCGATCAACGCATATTTTCTACTGTTTTCTCTTCTG GGGAAACATATGAGGCAGTGGTCTGGCAAATTCCTGAGTTATACGGCCAGCTGAGTTCCCCTCAATTGGAACGCATTGCTTCTCTGGATTCTCATACTTGCAAGATTAGAAG TGTACTTTGGTGGCCCACTGGAAGGCATGACAAGTTGGTTAGTATTGATGAGGAGAATCTCTTCTTGTGGAGCTTAGATATTTCGAAGAAGACTGCTCAG GTACAATCACAAGAATCTGTGGGCATGCTTCATTATCTATCTGGTGGTGCCTGGGATCCTCATGACTTCAATTCTGTTTCATTGACAAGTGAATCATCGGTACAACTGTGGGATTTGAGGACGATGAA GAAGACGGATTCCATTGAGCATTCTCATGTCCGCAATGTAGACTACAACATGAAAAAGAGGTACATGCTT GTAACTGCAGAAGATGAGTCTGGCATACATATTTGGGACCTCAGGAAGCTGAAATTCCCAGTTTCAGAGCTCCCTGGACATTCGCACTG GACCTGGACAGTAAAATGTAACCCTGAGTATCAAGGCCTAATTCTG AGTGCTGGAACTGACTCGGCTGTCAATCTGTGGTTTGCCTCTCCTCCAAGCAGTGATGAGCTGACATCAGAT AGCTTGGTGGGGCCGCCAAAGCGGAGTACAGATCCATTGCTCAATTCATACAGTGATTATGAAGACAGTGTCTATG GTCTTGCTTGGACTTCTCGAGAACCTTGGATATTTGCGTCTCTGTCTTATGATGGGAGG GTGGTCGTGGAATCCATCAAACCTCATCTTCCTAAACTATGA
- the LOC140832621 gene encoding WD repeat-containing protein DWA2-like isoform X1, whose translation MQGGSTGVGYGLKYQARCISDVKADVDHTSFLTGTLSLKEENEVHLIRLSSGGTELICEGLFSHPNEIWDLASCPFDQRIFSTVFSSGETYEAVVWQIPELYGQLSSPQLERIASLDSHTCKIRSVLWWPTGRHDKLVSIDEENLFLWSLDISKKTAQVQSQESVGMLHYLSGGAWDPHDFNSVSLTSESSVQLWDLRTMKKTDSIEHSHVRNVDYNMKKRYMLVTAEDESGIHIWDLRKLKFPVSELPGHSHWTWTVKCNPEYQGLILSAGTDSAVNLWFASPPSSDELTSDSSLVGPPKRSTDPLLNSYSDYEDSVYGLAWTSREPWIFASLSYDGRVVVESIKPHLPKL comes from the exons ATGCAAGGAGGATCAACCGGCGTTGGATATGGACTCAAATATCAG GCGAGGTGCATTTCCGATGTGAAAGCAGATGTAGATCACACCAGTTTCTTAACAGGAACTCTTAGCCTTAAAGAAGAAAACGAA GTACATTTGATAAGGCTTTCTTCTGGTGGCACAGAATTGATCTGCGAGGGTTTGTTCTCGCATCCGAATGAAATATGGGATCTCGCATCCTGTCCTTTCGATCAACGCATATTTTCTACTGTTTTCTCTTCTG GGGAAACATATGAGGCAGTGGTCTGGCAAATTCCTGAGTTATACGGCCAGCTGAGTTCCCCTCAATTGGAACGCATTGCTTCTCTGGATTCTCATACTTGCAAGATTAGAAG TGTACTTTGGTGGCCCACTGGAAGGCATGACAAGTTGGTTAGTATTGATGAGGAGAATCTCTTCTTGTGGAGCTTAGATATTTCGAAGAAGACTGCTCAG GTACAATCACAAGAATCTGTGGGCATGCTTCATTATCTATCTGGTGGTGCCTGGGATCCTCATGACTTCAATTCTGTTTCATTGACAAGTGAATCATCGGTACAACTGTGGGATTTGAGGACGATGAA GAAGACGGATTCCATTGAGCATTCTCATGTCCGCAATGTAGACTACAACATGAAAAAGAGGTACATGCTT GTAACTGCAGAAGATGAGTCTGGCATACATATTTGGGACCTCAGGAAGCTGAAATTCCCAGTTTCAGAGCTCCCTGGACATTCGCACTG GACCTGGACAGTAAAATGTAACCCTGAGTATCAAGGCCTAATTCTG AGTGCTGGAACTGACTCGGCTGTCAATCTGTGGTTTGCCTCTCCTCCAAGCAGTGATGAGCTGACATCAGATAGTAG CTTGGTGGGGCCGCCAAAGCGGAGTACAGATCCATTGCTCAATTCATACAGTGATTATGAAGACAGTGTCTATG GTCTTGCTTGGACTTCTCGAGAACCTTGGATATTTGCGTCTCTGTCTTATGATGGGAGG GTGGTCGTGGAATCCATCAAACCTCATCTTCCTAAACTATGA